The Lycium barbarum isolate Lr01 chromosome 11, ASM1917538v2, whole genome shotgun sequence genome contains the following window.
GGAACACTGCCACCATTCCTTTTTCGTCGATCATGGCCAGCTGCTCATAGCGGTTTCTGACCCATTCTGCATCGTTCAGCTCGGCTTCTTGGATTATCCTTAATGATGGGATTTCCACTTCCGCAGGTATGACCGCTTATGTACCATTGACAAGGAGATATGGAGTTGCCCCAGTAGACGTTCGGGTGGTCGTTCTATACCCTGACAAAGCATACGACAACTGTTTATGCaaattcttgtagttgtcaatcATCTTTCGTAGGATCCTCTTGAGATTCTTGTTGGCAACTTCTACAGCACCGTTCATCTGTGGTCGGTAAGCAGCAGAGTTCCTGTGAGTTATCTTGAATTGCTCGTAGATGTCTTTCATCAGATGGCTATTTAAATTGGCTCCATTGTTTGTGATGATGGACTCGGGAACACCGAAGCGCCATATGAGATTGTTCTTAACAAAATTAGCCACGACTTTAGTGGTTACCGACTTGT
Protein-coding sequences here:
- the LOC132619773 gene encoding uncharacterized protein LOC132619773, which encodes MAWGMDVIGPIEPSASNGYRFILVAIDYFTKWVEATSHKSVTTKVVANFVKNNLIWRFGVPESIITNNGANLNSHLMKDIYEQFKITHRNSAAYRPQMNGAVEVANKNLKRILRKMIDNYKNLHKQLSYALSGYRTTTRTSTGATPYLLVNGT